The following proteins come from a genomic window of Mycolicibacterium rufum:
- a CDS encoding YbdD/YjiX family protein: MGDDHYRRYLEHRARAHPGAAVMSESEYWRHRHAAADANPGARCC; encoded by the coding sequence ATGGGCGACGACCATTACCGGCGTTACCTGGAGCATCGCGCCCGGGCGCATCCGGGCGCGGCGGTGATGTCGGAGAGTGAGTACTGGCGACATCGGCACGCGGCGGCCGACGCCAACCCCGGTGCCCGCTGCTGCTGA